The Deinococcus sp. AJ005 genome includes a window with the following:
- a CDS encoding CoA-acylating methylmalonate-semialdehyde dehydrogenase, with the protein MTATTEKTTTLTHWINNAPAEGKSGRTSPVYNPATGQIQAQLPLASAAEIDAVVQIATAAALKWRTSSLSVRSSVMFKFRELLSARRDDLARIITREHGKVHSDALGEIARGLENVEYACGIPTLLRGGYSEQVSTGVDVYSIQQPLGVVAGITPFNFPAMVPLWMLGNALACGNAFILKPSEKDPSSANFMAELLKEAGLPDGVLSVVHGDKEAVDAILEHPGIAAVSFVGSTPIAKYIYEKGTAAGKRVQALGGAKNHMLVLPDADIGMAADAAVSAAYGSAGERCMAISVVVAVGDSGDKLISAIQERLPALKIGPGDVEGNEMGPLITREHRDRVAGYIGSAQEQGAKVVVDGREMEFDGDGFFLGVSLLDDVKPGMDAYDDEIFGPVLCVVRADSYAEGLKLINDNEYGNGTAIFTRDGGAARQFQFDVEVGMVGVNVPVPVPVAYYSFGGWKASLFGDTHMYGPEGIKFFTRSKVITSRWPDPAGSKVDLGFPQTR; encoded by the coding sequence ATGACCGCTACAACTGAAAAAACCACCACCCTCACTCACTGGATCAACAACGCGCCCGCTGAAGGCAAATCGGGCCGCACTTCCCCCGTTTACAACCCGGCCACCGGACAGATTCAGGCGCAGCTTCCCCTCGCCAGCGCCGCCGAGATTGACGCCGTGGTGCAGATCGCCACCGCCGCCGCCCTGAAGTGGCGGACCAGTTCCCTCAGCGTGCGCTCCAGCGTGATGTTCAAGTTCCGCGAGCTGCTCTCGGCGCGGCGGGATGACCTCGCCCGCATCATCACCCGCGAACACGGCAAGGTGCATTCCGACGCGCTGGGCGAGATCGCGCGTGGGCTGGAGAACGTGGAATACGCCTGTGGCATTCCCACCCTGCTGCGCGGCGGCTATTCCGAACAGGTCAGCACGGGTGTGGACGTGTACAGCATCCAGCAACCGCTGGGCGTGGTGGCGGGCATCACGCCGTTTAACTTTCCGGCAATGGTGCCGCTGTGGATGCTGGGAAACGCGCTGGCCTGCGGCAATGCCTTTATCCTCAAACCCAGCGAGAAAGACCCCTCCAGCGCCAACTTCATGGCCGAACTGCTGAAGGAGGCCGGATTGCCCGACGGCGTGCTGAGCGTCGTCCACGGCGACAAGGAGGCGGTGGACGCTATTCTGGAACACCCCGGAATTGCCGCCGTGAGCTTCGTGGGCAGCACGCCGATTGCCAAATACATTTACGAGAAGGGAACCGCCGCTGGCAAACGCGTGCAGGCGCTGGGCGGCGCGAAAAACCACATGCTGGTGCTGCCCGATGCCGATATCGGTATGGCCGCCGACGCCGCCGTATCTGCCGCTTATGGCTCGGCGGGCGAGCGCTGCATGGCGATCAGCGTGGTGGTGGCAGTAGGCGACTCGGGCGACAAACTGATCAGCGCCATTCAGGAGCGCCTCCCCGCCCTCAAGATCGGCCCCGGCGACGTGGAAGGCAACGAGATGGGGCCGCTGATTACCCGCGAACACCGGGACCGGGTGGCCGGATACATCGGCTCTGCACAGGAACAGGGCGCGAAAGTCGTGGTAGATGGGCGCGAGATGGAGTTCGATGGGGATGGCTTCTTCCTGGGTGTTTCCCTGCTGGACGACGTAAAACCCGGCATGGACGCCTACGACGATGAAATCTTCGGCCCGGTGCTGTGCGTGGTGCGGGCAGACAGTTACGCGGAAGGCTTGAAGCTGATCAATGACAACGAGTACGGCAACGGCACCGCCATTTTCACCCGCGACGGTGGCGCGGCCCGTCAATTCCAGTTTGATGTCGAAGTGGGGATGGTGGGCGTGAATGTACCGGTGCCTGTTCCCGTCGCGTATTACAGCTTCGGCGGCTGGAAGGCCAGCCTGTTCGGCGACACGCACATGTATGGCCCCGAAGGCATCAAATTCTTCACCCGGAGCAAGGTGATCACCTCGCGCTGGCCCGATCCGGCGGGAAGCAAGGTGGATCTGGGGTTCCCTCAAACCCGCTAG
- a CDS encoding uracil-DNA glycosylase codes for MHTQSLADPSVLAARRARLQEPHIAPLTAFAARLRESKALGGRLDLPDFDPESGGIHTDILLLLESPGPKVAQTGFASPDNPDRTAENLSCLLKLAGIGRGRCLLWNILPWQLSAGGVVTPTAAQVKAATPATLELLTLLPALRVVVLVGGKAQGGWQFVSSKLSRPLPTVNCPHPSPRYFATDPQAPVRALSALVEARLLAKNTVS; via the coding sequence GTGCATACGCAATCCCTGGCCGATCCGAGCGTTCTCGCCGCTCGCCGCGCCCGGCTGCAAGAGCCTCACATTGCGCCCCTGACGGCCTTTGCGGCACGGCTCAGGGAAAGCAAGGCGTTGGGTGGGCGGCTGGACCTGCCCGATTTTGACCCCGAGAGCGGCGGCATCCACACCGACATCCTGTTGTTGCTGGAATCGCCGGGGCCGAAAGTCGCCCAGACCGGTTTCGCCTCCCCCGACAACCCGGACCGCACTGCCGAGAACCTGAGCTGCCTGCTGAAGCTGGCCGGAATTGGCCGTGGACGCTGTCTGCTGTGGAATATCCTGCCGTGGCAACTCAGCGCGGGAGGGGTGGTGACGCCGACAGCGGCGCAGGTCAAAGCCGCGACGCCCGCCACGCTGGAATTGCTGACGCTGCTGCCCGCGCTTCGGGTGGTGGTCTTGGTGGGCGGCAAGGCGCAGGGCGGCTGGCAGTTCGTGTCGTCCAAACTGAGCCGTCCCCTGCCCACCGTAAATTGCCCCCACCCCAGCCCCCGCTACTTCGCCACCGATCCACAGGCCCCAGTGCGGGCGCTGTCGGCACTAGTGGAGGCGCGGCTGCTGGCGAAAAATACCGTCTCCTAG
- a CDS encoding molybdopterin-dependent oxidoreductase, which translates to MTQHTAPAVAPLPADGVYFRACNLCEAICGLQITVQGGKVTDLRGDVNDPLSKGHICPKGTALPDLHADPDRLKRPMRRDGDTWHEMGWEEALDYVAAQLQAVREKHGADAVATFQGNPSVHNSGTLLSAGGLVRAIGSRNRFTATSIDQLPHHFAGAEMFGHPFLMPIPDIDRTDFMLMMGANPLASNGSIMTAPDVRGRLKAIRERGGRVVLLDPRRTESADHATEFHFIRPGTDAYLLLALLNVIFAEGLKKLGHLADFSDGLNDVRDAAQSFTPERVEGLTGVSADTIRTLARDFASAERAVAYGRIGLSIQEFGGLSQWLVNVLNAVTGHLDSEGGAMFTKPAYDLLQRAKKGAVYHGRFTSRVRGLPEFDGELPNVTMAEEMTTPGDGQIRALVTVAGNPVLSTADGAALDKALSGLEFMVSIDPYLNETTRHAHIILPPAFGLEVAHYDITFHLLAVQNTARYSLPVFPIAGDQRFDYQIFMGLTERLTGKAGSTPEEKLNLGLRHGPYNTSLEELKANPHGVDYGPLQPCFPERLLTASGRVNLAPAPMLADLPRLEAALEITPPPLVLIGRRQLRSNNSWMHNTPRLMRGPGRCTLQLNPLDAAGFVDGQDVEVRSRVGAVTVPLELTDTLMPGVASLPHGFGHSRAGVRLGVATEHAGVSLNDLTDSRRVDALTGNAAVNGTPITLHAAGASEASAAD; encoded by the coding sequence ATGACTCAGCACACCGCTCCTGCCGTTGCTCCCCTGCCCGCCGACGGCGTCTATTTCCGCGCCTGCAACCTGTGCGAGGCCATCTGCGGCCTGCAAATCACCGTACAGGGCGGCAAAGTGACCGATCTGCGCGGTGACGTCAACGATCCGCTGAGCAAGGGCCACATCTGCCCCAAGGGAACAGCGTTGCCCGATTTGCACGCGGACCCGGACCGCCTCAAGCGCCCCATGCGGCGCGACGGCGACACCTGGCACGAGATGGGTTGGGAGGAGGCGCTGGATTACGTGGCGGCCCAGCTTCAAGCGGTGCGCGAGAAGCACGGCGCGGACGCGGTGGCCACCTTTCAGGGCAATCCCAGCGTCCACAATAGCGGCACCCTGCTCTCGGCGGGTGGGCTGGTGCGGGCCATCGGCAGCCGCAACCGCTTCACGGCCACCAGCATCGATCAATTGCCCCACCATTTCGCGGGCGCGGAGATGTTCGGCCACCCCTTTTTAATGCCCATTCCCGACATCGACCGCACCGATTTCATGCTGATGATGGGCGCAAATCCCCTGGCCAGCAACGGCAGCATCATGACCGCGCCGGACGTGCGCGGACGGTTGAAGGCCATCCGCGAGCGTGGCGGGCGCGTGGTGCTGCTGGACCCCCGCCGCACCGAGAGCGCGGACCACGCCACCGAATTCCATTTCATCCGCCCCGGCACCGACGCCTATCTGCTGCTGGCGCTGCTAAACGTGATTTTTGCTGAAGGCTTAAAGAAATTGGGACATCTGGCCGATTTCTCCGACGGGTTGAACGATGTGCGGGACGCGGCCCAGTCCTTCACGCCCGAACGTGTGGAAGGGCTGACTGGCGTTTCCGCCGACACCATCCGCACGCTGGCCCGCGATTTTGCCAGCGCCGAGCGCGCCGTGGCCTACGGACGCATCGGCCTGAGCATTCAGGAATTCGGCGGGCTGTCTCAGTGGCTGGTCAACGTCCTGAACGCCGTGACCGGGCATCTGGATTCGGAGGGCGGCGCGATGTTCACCAAACCCGCCTACGATCTGCTTCAGCGGGCGAAGAAGGGTGCGGTCTACCATGGGCGCTTCACGTCGCGCGTGCGGGGTCTGCCCGAATTCGATGGTGAACTGCCCAACGTGACGATGGCCGAAGAAATGACCACCCCTGGCGATGGCCAGATTCGTGCGCTGGTGACGGTGGCGGGCAATCCGGTGCTGTCCACCGCAGACGGCGCGGCGCTGGACAAAGCACTCTCGGGGCTGGAGTTCATGGTCAGCATTGACCCCTATTTGAATGAAACCACCCGGCACGCCCACATCATCCTGCCGCCCGCCTTCGGTCTTGAAGTGGCCCATTACGACATCACCTTTCACCTGCTGGCGGTGCAGAACACGGCGCGGTACTCGCTGCCCGTCTTCCCGATTGCGGGGGACCAGCGTTTCGACTACCAGATCTTCATGGGCCTGACAGAGCGTTTGACCGGCAAGGCAGGCAGCACGCCGGAAGAGAAGTTGAATCTGGGCCTGCGTCATGGCCCTTACAACACCAGTCTGGAGGAGCTGAAGGCCAACCCACATGGCGTGGATTACGGCCCACTGCAACCCTGCTTCCCCGAACGGCTGCTGACCGCCTCTGGCCGCGTCAACCTCGCCCCTGCGCCAATGCTGGCGGATTTGCCCCGGCTGGAAGCGGCGCTGGAAATCACGCCTCCCCCGCTGGTGCTGATTGGGCGGCGGCAGCTTCGCAGCAACAATTCGTGGATGCACAACACGCCGCGCCTGATGCGCGGGCCGGGGCGCTGCACCCTGCAACTCAACCCCTTAGATGCCGCCGGATTCGTGGACGGGCAGGACGTGGAGGTTCGCTCCCGCGTGGGTGCGGTCACGGTCCCGCTGGAACTAACCGATACGCTGATGCCCGGCGTGGCCTCCCTGCCACACGGCTTCGGCCACTCGCGGGCGGGGGTGCGCCTGGGCGTGGCCACCGAACACGCAGGCGTCAGCCTGAATGACCTGACCGACTCCCGCCGGGTAGACGCATTGACCGGGAATGCAGCGGTCAACGGGACGCCGATCACACTGCACGCGGCGGGGGCAAGTGAGGCCAGCGCGGCAGACTGA